From the Oscillospiraceae bacterium genome, the window TGCAATGATGATTCGCAAAAGAATGAATCCTGTGCTGACCATTCTTGTTACGATGGTATTACATACCCTGGCTGATATGTTCACCATATATTGGGCCGCAACCTTCTTCCATATGAGTTATCTTTTAAAAGGCAACTCTATGAAATTGGTACAACTCTGGATTGGTGTGGGCACTTCCCTGCATCATCTGCTGGACTTCTTTATTGCATTTGTGATTTTAAAGCCGTTAACCAAAGCAGGGTTAATGGATTCCAAACTGATTTGGGGGAGGAAAAAAACGTGAAACTGTTAGTAGCAACCAATAATCAAGGCAAGTTAAAAGAATTCAATAAAATTTTGGGAGAGCTTGGCATCGAATGTGTGTCTCTTCGTGATATGGGTATCACCGCAGACGTGGAAGAAACAGGCACCACTTTTTTAGAGAACGCTCTCTTAAAAGCAAAAGAAATTTATAAAATTGCAAAAATTCCCACCATTTCCGACGATTCGG encodes:
- a CDS encoding ECF transporter S component, with the translated sequence MRNKTKKITLTALLTALAIVIPMFMPIKVIQFYPFTATLASHTPLIIAMFVSPLAAAFAALGSAIGFFFTIDGIVAARAATHVFFTVAGAMMIRKRMNPVLTILVTMVLHTLADMFTIYWAATFFHMSYLLKGNSMKLVQLWIGVGTSLHHLLDFFIAFVILKPLTKAGLMDSKLIWGRKKT